One window of Lepeophtheirus salmonis chromosome Z, UVic_Lsal_1.4, whole genome shotgun sequence genomic DNA carries:
- the LOC121130252 gene encoding larval cuticle protein LCP-14, whose translation MKSKLSCLILFGYAAVLVVAEDVKKRDIPLTSYGFGSASNSYSNSNAGSNSFLGNRPYIKILSSNYNAPGTLDGSSNFDYAFESQNGIRQQAVGKTKVIGDTEVVVMKGSYEYVGPDGLTYVVDWYADETGYHPSAPHLPKDVPIPYPEIADAVAAQIAFAAANPNDYDDGSYNGISLNKQMYNDRVISKYGFNN comes from the exons atgaagtcaaaa TTGTCCTGCCTTATTCTCTTTGGATATGCTGCAGTCCTTGTGGTTGCAGAGGATGTAAAGAAGCGAGATATTCCTCTCACTTCATATGGGTTTGGATCTGCAAGTAATTCCTACTCAAACAGCAATGCTGGATCCAACTCCTTCCTAGGCAATCGACCTTACATCAAGATCTTAAGCAGCAACTATAATGCACCTGGAACTCTGGATGGCTCAAGTAACTTTGACTATGCTTTTGAGTCCCAGAATGGGATTCGTCAACAGGCAGTAGGGAAAACAAAGGTCATTGGAGACACTGAAGTCGTGGTGATGAAGGGATCTTATGAATATGTGGGTCCTGATGGACTAACCTATGTTGTGGATTGGTATGCAGATGAGACTGGCTATCATCCTTCTGCTCCACATCTCCCAAAGGATGTTCCAATCCCCTATCCTGAGATTGCTGATGCTGTAGCTGCTCAAATTGCCTTTGCTGCCGCGAATCCCAACGACTACGACGATGGTTCGTATAACGGAATTAGTCTTAACAAGCAAATGTACAATGATCGAGTCATTTCCAAATAtggatttaataattaa
- the LOC121130239 gene encoding uncharacterized protein: MAFVYSSALVLSVLLSGVCGGIIRSSNSPLATYGSNTNVFSTAIGSPPSFVSNVSPPIVKSRPIINLLSSTYNPPGTLDGPSNFVYSFQSENGIKQEAEGTTKFVGDTEVVVMKGSYEYVGPDGQTYVVDWYADETGYHPSAPHLPQDVPIPYPEIADAVAAQIAFAAANPNDYDDGSYNGNNQVSFTKATGLGSQDIYLTSNTLYSEDPLTTYNY; encoded by the exons ATGGCATTC GTATACTCATCAGCCCTAGTTCTCTCAGTCCTCTTATCGGGCGTATGCGGTGGAATTATTCGATCCTCCAACTCGCCTCTTGCTACATATGGATCAAATACCAATGTATTTTCTACTGCTATTGGAAGTCCTCCCTCCTTTGTATCCAACGTGTCCCCTCCGATTGTCAAATCACGCCCCATCATCAACCTTCTCAGCAGCACATATAATCCTCCAGGAACACTAGATGGCCCCAGTAACTTTGTCTACTCCTTCCAATCAGAAAATGGAATCAAACAAGAGGCAGAGGGAACAACCAAATTTGTTGGAGACACTGAAGTCGTTGTGATGAAGGGATCTTATGAATATGTGGGCCCTGATGGACAAACCTATGTTGTGGATTGGTATGCTGATGAGACTGGCTATCATCCCTCTGCTCCACATCTCCCTCAGGATGTTCCCATCCCTTATCCTGAGATTGCTGATGCTGTAGCTGCTCAAATTGCCTTTGCTGCCGCGAATCCCAATGACTACGACGATGGTTCGTATAACGGAAACAATCAAGTGTCCTTCACTAAGGCTACTGGACTTGGCAGTcaggatatttatttaacatctaATACACTCTATTCTGAAGATCCTTTGACAACTTATAACTATTAA